A portion of the Chelonia mydas isolate rCheMyd1 chromosome 23, rCheMyd1.pri.v2, whole genome shotgun sequence genome contains these proteins:
- the LOC122463617 gene encoding uncharacterized protein LOC122463617: MLLLGPEQECRLQCYQRGVGLGMTIPVFLLLVLVLTGYLLLRKGTSSLSPGSPQPPASPAARRGGAVHAAGCQCPGAAGRFRDLRASDRARTPSAERHLPPACQSGDVDPDQCGVSLSPGVTPALGASATGYVYTVIRNPLHRIVEPGSADLGSRAIESQYKCSGFGWSPGSLALPPCGVPEPGLQIEPERLHCNSTAPQPKLAELGQPRPCQGSRLQCGCTLRARLSKGFQCVGKQRGPTGIFKDPGRSGASVPLTPMAVGAV; this comes from the exons atgcttttgctgggaccagagcaggaatgcag ACTCCAATGTTACCAGCGAGGGGTCGGGCTGGGAATGACAATTCCTGTcttcctgctgctggtgctggtCCTGACAGGTTACCTGCTGCTGAGAAAAGGGACGAG CTCCCTCAGCcctggcagcccccagcccccgg CATCCCCAGCCGCCAGGAGAGGAGGGGCTGTGCATGCAGCCGGCTGCCAGTGCCCTGGTGCAGCTGGCCGATTCAGAGATCTACGGGCCTCAGACAGAGCGAGAACCCCAAGTGCAGAGAGGCACCTTCCTCCGGCCTGTCAGTCTGGCGATGTGGACCCAGATCAATGCGGGGTCAGTCTCAGTCCCGGTGTGACTCCAGCCCTAGGCGCCTCAGCCACTggatacgtctacactgtgaTCAGAAACCCGCTGCACCGAATTGTAGAGCCCGGCTCAGCTGACCTGGGTTCCAGGGCTATAGAATCGCAGTATAAATGTTCAGGCTtcggctggagcccaggctctctgGCCCTCCCTCCTTGCGgggtcccagagccagggctccagatcgagcctgaacgtctacactgcaattctacagccccgcagcccaagttGGCTGAGCTGGGCCAGCCGCGGCCGTGCCAGGGATCTcgtttgcagtgtggatgtacccTTAGAGCCAGGCTTTCAAAGGGATTTCAGTGTGTAGGGAAGCAGAGAGGCCCCACGGGGATTTTTAAGGACCCAGGGAGGTCCGGCGCCTCAGTCCCATTGACACCGATGGCTGTCGGGGCTGTGTGA